One genomic window of Halogeometricum sp. S3BR5-2 includes the following:
- a CDS encoding FxsA family protein: MQTRWVIAALLAIPLLDTLLLIPLSGFIGFTSTVLLVVLTGLVGMLLVRAEGRHTLSKLQRKAATGTLPTNELLDGGLLIAAGAFLLTPGIVTDLLGFVLAVPVTRYPLREALKRFVVRPYLEKQTEGFFSGDVWVGGFPDDDVINLDPENYGRPDDDNS, from the coding sequence ATGCAGACGCGCTGGGTCATCGCGGCACTCCTCGCGATTCCGCTCTTGGACACGCTGCTGTTGATTCCGCTGTCCGGGTTCATCGGGTTCACGTCGACGGTGCTCCTGGTCGTTCTGACCGGTCTCGTCGGGATGCTCCTCGTCCGCGCCGAGGGGCGTCACACCCTCTCGAAACTCCAGCGGAAGGCCGCGACGGGCACGTTGCCGACGAACGAACTGCTGGATGGCGGCCTGCTCATCGCCGCGGGCGCATTTCTGCTCACGCCCGGTATCGTCACCGACCTCCTCGGGTTCGTCCTGGCCGTCCCAGTGACGCGCTATCCGCTCCGCGAGGCGCTGAAACGCTTCGTCGTCCGCCCGTACCTCGAAAAGCAGACCGAGGGGTTCTTCTCGGGCGACGTCTGGGTCGGCGGGTTCCCCGACGACGACGTCATCAACCTCGACCCCGAGAACTACGGTCGCCCGGACGACGATAACTCCTGA
- a CDS encoding PadR family transcriptional regulator, with the protein MFELTGFQRDLLTVIAGLEKPSGQTVKEEIEKEIDEVNHGRLYPNLDVVVENGLVEKGQLDRRTNYYTLSEAGREALEKRRRWENETVPALADQ; encoded by the coding sequence ATGTTCGAGTTGACCGGGTTCCAACGGGACCTGCTGACGGTGATCGCGGGACTGGAGAAGCCGTCGGGTCAGACCGTCAAAGAGGAGATCGAAAAGGAGATCGACGAAGTGAACCACGGTCGCCTCTATCCGAACCTCGACGTGGTCGTGGAGAACGGACTAGTCGAGAAGGGACAACTCGACCGACGGACGAACTACTACACGCTCTCCGAGGCCGGCCGCGAGGCGTTGGAGAAGCGCCGACGGTGGGAGAACGAAACCGTTCCGGCGCTCGCGGACCAGTAG
- a CDS encoding PadR family transcriptional regulator gives MFELTGFQRDVLTVIAGLEKPSGQTVKEEIEKEIDEVNHGRLYPNLDALVENGLVEKGQLDRRTNYYALSESGREALANRRQWENETVPSLTED, from the coding sequence GTGTTCGAGTTGACGGGATTTCAGCGAGACGTTCTCACCGTAATCGCGGGACTGGAGAAGCCGTCGGGTCAGACCGTCAAAGAGGAGATCGAAAAGGAGATCGACGAGGTGAACCACGGCCGCCTCTATCCGAACCTCGACGCCCTCGTCGAGAACGGTCTGGTCGAGAAGGGACAACTCGACCGACGGACGAACTACTACGCGCTCTCCGAGTCGGGGCGCGAAGCGCTCGCGAACCGCCGGCAGTGGGAGAACGAAACCGTTCCGAGCCTCACCGAAGACTGA
- a CDS encoding metal-dependent transcriptional regulator: MSERSQYLLALYIVEHRHRPPVAPGRVAELVGRTPATAIEAFHRFDDEGLVDYEPYEGVELTGRGRAVASDLHETYVTLSWFFRSVLELDDYEGEAMQMAGVLSPHVAGRLASTLPYEGPDGEEGAASMRNGEE; this comes from the coding sequence ATGAGCGAGCGCTCGCAGTATCTCCTCGCGCTGTACATCGTCGAGCACCGGCACCGACCGCCGGTCGCGCCCGGTCGGGTCGCCGAACTCGTCGGCCGCACGCCGGCGACGGCCATCGAGGCGTTCCACCGGTTCGACGACGAGGGGTTGGTCGACTACGAACCCTACGAGGGCGTCGAACTCACGGGCCGAGGTCGAGCGGTCGCGTCGGACCTCCACGAGACGTACGTGACGCTCTCGTGGTTCTTCCGGAGCGTCCTTGAACTCGACGACTACGAGGGCGAAGCGATGCAGATGGCGGGCGTCCTCAGCCCCCACGTCGCCGGGCGACTCGCGTCGACGCTCCCGTACGAGGGCCCGGACGGGGAGGAGGGCGCGGCGTCGATGCGAAACGGCGAGGAGTGA
- a CDS encoding phosphoribosyltransferase family protein: MNYRSVAELNRGARRLSQKVPRGVDLVVGIPRSGLLAANLLCLNLDVPMTDVEGLCEGRVLQTGHRYDGEASFDDVERVLVVDDSVDSGRQMRETKAQLAEKNLDFDIEYAAVYVSSKGHQFVDYWVDVVDKPRVFEWNVMHHPDLKHSCVDIDGVLCRDPTREENDDGPRYREFLQSVEPRVVPTETIGWLVTCRLEKYREETEAWLNEHGVEYENLVMMDHPSKEARQRAGNHAEYKANVYRNTDTKLFIESSPKQAAVICERSKQPVLCYETNELMNPGYVDRIQNKSTDYAAQFSEDPVAFSLKASRYVLTESYYTASRLMQTRLRK; this comes from the coding sequence GTGAACTACAGAAGTGTGGCCGAGTTGAACAGAGGGGCGCGCCGGCTCTCACAGAAGGTTCCACGTGGGGTGGACCTCGTGGTCGGTATCCCGCGGAGCGGCCTGCTCGCCGCGAACCTGCTCTGTTTGAATCTCGACGTGCCGATGACCGACGTAGAGGGGTTGTGCGAGGGACGCGTACTCCAGACCGGCCACCGGTACGACGGCGAGGCGTCGTTCGACGACGTAGAGCGGGTGCTCGTCGTCGACGACTCGGTGGACTCGGGACGGCAGATGCGGGAGACGAAGGCGCAGTTGGCCGAGAAGAATCTCGATTTCGACATCGAGTACGCAGCGGTCTACGTCTCCTCGAAGGGACACCAGTTCGTCGACTACTGGGTCGACGTGGTCGACAAACCGCGCGTGTTCGAGTGGAACGTGATGCATCACCCCGACCTGAAACACTCCTGCGTCGACATCGACGGCGTGCTCTGCCGCGACCCGACGCGCGAGGAGAACGACGACGGCCCGCGCTACCGCGAGTTCCTGCAGAGCGTCGAGCCGCGAGTCGTCCCCACCGAGACCATCGGGTGGCTGGTGACGTGCCGGCTGGAGAAGTACCGCGAAGAGACTGAGGCGTGGCTGAACGAACACGGCGTCGAGTACGAGAACTTGGTGATGATGGACCACCCCTCGAAGGAGGCTCGACAGCGGGCGGGGAACCACGCCGAGTACAAGGCGAACGTCTACCGGAACACGGACACGAAGCTGTTCATCGAGAGTTCGCCGAAGCAGGCCGCCGTCATCTGCGAGCGCTCGAAGCAGCCCGTGCTCTGCTACGAGACGAACGAACTGATGAATCCGGGCTACGTCGACCGCATCCAGAACAAGAGCACCGACTACGCCGCGCAGTTCAGCGAGGACCCGGTCGCGTTCTCGCTGAAAGCGAGCAGATACGTGCTCACTGAGAGCTACTACACGGCGAGTCGACTGATGCAGACTCGCCTGCGAAAGTAG
- a CDS encoding translation initiation factor has product MANNDDLSSIAGLPEELGIDQDLSKSQQQLSVHVDTRRYGKAVTVVSGFDLSKDDLRDVASQLKSKLACGGTVEDDSVELQGDHTGRIGDILRDMGYELQT; this is encoded by the coding sequence GTGGCAAACAACGACGACCTGTCATCCATCGCCGGACTCCCCGAAGAGCTCGGCATCGACCAGGACCTCTCGAAATCCCAACAGCAGCTCTCGGTCCACGTGGACACCCGCCGCTACGGGAAGGCGGTCACCGTCGTCAGCGGCTTCGACCTCTCGAAGGACGACCTGCGGGACGTGGCCTCGCAGTTGAAGAGCAAACTCGCGTGCGGCGGGACCGTCGAGGACGACTCGGTGGAACTACAGGGCGACCACACCGGCCGTATCGGCGACATCCTCCGCGACATGGGCTACGAACTGCAGACCTGA
- a CDS encoding sodium:calcium antiporter, giving the protein MAVTAFTLALYLGAAVVGAGLAFRGGELLVEAADSLGAYYRLPPVVQGAVVAAVGSSFPELSSTVIAAARYGAFDIGVGAVVGSAVFNILVIPAISALAGEGSLASNRDLVFKEAQFYLLSVAVVFLAFTLAVLYDGTPDGDPFTGTMTPALGAVPFLLYGLYLFIQYTDTLEHRLDSPFNVDPDAVNVGREWVRLLASLAVIVVSAELLVRAAIGFGNAFGTSTFLWGLTVVAAGTSLPDTFVSVVAARRGNADVSLANVLGSNIFALLVVLPAGVFAAGRATISLSEVVPMMGFLVAASVAFFAVLRTDMRLSHREAYLLVALYGAFIVWLVAESLGVTSLVG; this is encoded by the coding sequence GTGGCCGTCACGGCGTTCACGCTGGCGCTGTATCTCGGAGCCGCCGTCGTCGGCGCGGGACTCGCGTTCCGGGGCGGCGAACTGCTGGTCGAGGCGGCCGATAGCCTCGGCGCGTACTACCGCCTCCCGCCCGTCGTGCAGGGGGCCGTCGTCGCGGCCGTCGGTTCGAGTTTCCCCGAACTGTCGAGCACCGTCATCGCCGCCGCCCGGTACGGCGCGTTCGACATCGGCGTCGGCGCCGTCGTCGGGTCGGCGGTATTCAACATCCTCGTCATCCCGGCCATCTCCGCGCTGGCGGGCGAGGGGTCGCTCGCGTCGAACCGCGACCTGGTGTTCAAGGAGGCGCAGTTCTACCTGCTCTCCGTCGCGGTGGTATTCCTCGCCTTCACACTGGCCGTCCTCTACGACGGGACGCCCGACGGCGACCCGTTCACCGGGACGATGACACCCGCGCTCGGCGCCGTCCCCTTCCTCCTGTACGGGCTCTATCTCTTCATCCAGTACACGGACACCCTCGAACACCGGCTGGACTCGCCGTTCAACGTCGACCCGGACGCCGTGAACGTCGGACGCGAGTGGGTTCGACTGCTCGCCTCCCTCGCGGTCATCGTCGTCTCCGCGGAGTTGCTCGTCCGCGCCGCCATCGGCTTCGGTAACGCCTTCGGCACGTCGACGTTCCTGTGGGGACTCACCGTCGTCGCCGCCGGAACGAGCCTCCCCGACACGTTCGTCAGCGTCGTCGCCGCGCGCCGCGGCAACGCCGACGTGAGTCTCGCGAACGTCCTCGGCAGCAACATCTTCGCGCTGTTGGTTGTCCTCCCTGCCGGCGTCTTCGCCGCCGGACGGGCGACGATATCGCTCTCGGAGGTGGTGCCCATGATGGGCTTTCTCGTCGCCGCGTCGGTGGCGTTCTTCGCCGTCCTTCGGACGGACATGCGTCTCTCCCACCGCGAGGCGTACCTCCTCGTCGCCCTCTACGGCGCGTTCATCGTCTGGTTGGTCGCCGAGAGCCTCGGGGTCACGTCGCTCGTCGGATAG
- a CDS encoding GNAT family N-acetyltransferase: protein MHLRQLPADHRDAFREMVNYAFRPEDGPDWEDRDREDPDLFTPLGFYDAAPDAGSDPDASALRTVCGSYDFTVRVRGEWRSMPGVSAVASPPEGRRRGTVGAMLDALLARYREGGAAFSALWPFEYPFYRRLGWATCCNHAEATLPPEQLADVVPDPRGEFRRLTPDEDLPAMRAVHEAWATESLAVRRTEGWWRERVFRGWRKNPYAFGWADEEGSLRGYLVYSIDEDDGDGREMRVWERAAVDGEARGHLLRFCRDHDSQVDSVTFRALPEWARPIDELTDPRAATLEVKPGPMVRIVDVAEALSTLPYDARESVVLDVDDDRCAWNDGTFELRADAAGGHVSRLDGDAAESPDAELDIGALSQLAVGARDSDGLERTGDLTVADASVREALDALFPRERTFFREGF, encoded by the coding sequence GTGCACCTGCGTCAGTTACCGGCGGACCACCGCGACGCCTTCCGCGAGATGGTGAACTACGCCTTCCGGCCGGAGGACGGGCCCGACTGGGAGGACCGCGACCGCGAGGACCCCGACCTGTTCACCCCGCTCGGCTTCTACGACGCGGCCCCCGACGCCGGGTCCGACCCCGACGCTTCGGCCCTCCGCACCGTCTGCGGCAGCTACGATTTCACCGTCCGCGTGCGCGGCGAGTGGCGCTCGATGCCCGGCGTCTCCGCCGTCGCCTCCCCGCCGGAAGGCCGCCGACGTGGAACCGTCGGCGCCATGCTCGACGCCCTCCTCGCCCGCTACCGGGAGGGGGGAGCGGCGTTCTCGGCGCTGTGGCCGTTCGAGTACCCGTTCTACCGCCGACTGGGGTGGGCCACCTGCTGTAACCACGCCGAGGCGACGCTCCCGCCCGAGCAACTCGCGGACGTCGTCCCCGACCCGCGCGGGGAGTTCCGACGGTTGACGCCGGACGAGGACCTCCCGGCGATGCGCGCGGTTCACGAGGCGTGGGCGACGGAGTCGCTCGCGGTCCGCCGGACGGAGGGCTGGTGGCGCGAGCGCGTCTTCCGCGGGTGGCGAAAGAACCCCTACGCCTTCGGCTGGGCGGACGAGGAGGGGTCGCTGCGGGGCTACCTCGTCTACAGCATCGACGAGGACGACGGCGACGGCCGCGAGATGCGCGTGTGGGAACGCGCCGCCGTCGACGGCGAGGCGCGCGGGCACCTGCTGCGGTTCTGCCGCGACCACGACTCGCAGGTGGATTCGGTGACGTTCCGCGCGCTCCCCGAATGGGCGCGCCCCATCGACGAACTGACCGACCCGCGGGCGGCGACGCTGGAGGTGAAGCCCGGACCGATGGTCCGCATCGTCGACGTGGCCGAGGCGCTCTCGACGCTGCCGTACGACGCGCGGGAGTCGGTCGTCCTCGACGTCGACGACGACCGCTGCGCGTGGAACGACGGGACGTTCGAACTCCGCGCGGACGCCGCGGGCGGGCACGTGAGCCGTCTCGACGGGGACGCTGCCGAGAGCCCGGACGCCGAACTCGATATCGGCGCGCTCTCGCAGTTGGCCGTCGGCGCGCGCGACTCCGACGGACTCGAACGCACCGGCGACCTGACCGTCGCGGACGCGTCGGTGCGAGAGGCGCTCGACGCGCTGTTCCCGCGCGAACGAACGTTCTTCAGAGAAGGGTTCTGA
- a CDS encoding DUF5815 family protein has translation MAQPRVPGGPGEDLELPCGETKPVRSLDLGLREFDCPCGESHAVVMDVHPPERFLPDFLVEVLQEAVETTSEEMPEFGTAHLMGIVLEEFPRKVVSEDVSDDGDVGAGIVWVTDFDSRRLHEIIVELVVELMEHAVSHAEDDAAVSDFETKMLDFDVGEFVEQYRAQRDLSEDDVYA, from the coding sequence ATGGCACAACCGCGCGTCCCCGGCGGTCCCGGCGAGGACCTCGAACTCCCGTGCGGGGAGACGAAGCCGGTCCGGAGCCTCGACCTCGGCCTCCGGGAGTTCGACTGCCCGTGCGGCGAGTCGCACGCCGTGGTGATGGACGTGCACCCGCCGGAGCGCTTCCTGCCCGACTTCCTCGTCGAGGTTCTCCAAGAAGCGGTCGAGACGACGAGCGAGGAGATGCCGGAGTTCGGCACGGCGCATCTGATGGGTATCGTCCTCGAGGAGTTCCCCCGGAAGGTCGTCTCCGAGGACGTGAGCGACGACGGCGACGTGGGCGCGGGCATCGTCTGGGTGACCGACTTCGACTCGCGTCGCCTCCACGAGATAATCGTCGAACTGGTCGTCGAACTGATGGAACACGCCGTCTCCCACGCCGAGGACGACGCCGCGGTCTCCGACTTCGAGACGAAGATGCTCGACTTCGACGTGGGCGAGTTCGTCGAACAGTACCGCGCGCAACGCGACCTGTCAGAAGACGACGTGTACGCGTAG
- the carB gene encoding carbamoyl-phosphate synthase large subunit: MTDEDTSTGSQAEGENRTILLIGSGPIQIGQAAEFDYSGAQACRALQEEGARVVLVNSNPATIMTDPEMADKVYIEPITTEAISEVIRKENPDGVIAGLGGQTGLNVTAELAEEGILEEFDVEIMGTPLDTIYATEDRDLFRQRMEDIGQPVPASTTISLDEDESVSAVTEEDLADRVESAVDAVGGLPVISRTTYTLGGSGSGVVDDMEELKRRVRKGLRLSRNSEVLITESISGWVELEYEVMRDADDSCIIICNMENIDPMGIHTGESMVVTPSQVIPDEGHQEMRDAALEVIRDLGIQGGCNIQFAWHDDGTPGGEYRVVEVNPRVSRSSALASKATGYPIARVTAKVALGKRLHEIENEITGETTAAFEPAIDYVVTKIPRWPKDKFDDVDFTLSTAMKSTGEAMSIGRTFEESMLKALRSTEYDPVAEWSEVSDEELEADYLERPTPDRPYAIFEAFERGYSVDDVVEMTDMKTWYVERFKRITDSVAAAQEGDFTAAATAGHTNAEIAAATGSDVGTVETQVPGRTYKQVDTCAGEFAAQTPYYYSSRKPEFFSGPYEGDAAAGELRVDRDVESVVVVGGGPIRIGQGVEFDYCSVHAVRALREMGIDAHVVNNNPETVSTDYDTSDGLFFEPITAEEVADVIEAADADGVMVQFGGQTSVNIGEKLEDELDRRGVDCEILGTTVDAMDLAEDRDRFNVLMDELEILQPEGGSARSKEEALELARDIGYPVLVRPSYVLGGRAMDVVHDDDELETYIEEAVRVSPDKPILVDEFLADAVELDVDAVSDGRRTLIGGVMEHVESAGVHSGDSACMIPPRALDEETMARVREVTEEIAAALDTVGLLNVQLAVKDGEVYVLEANPRSSRTVPFVSKATGVPIAKLAAKVMAGETLASLDVEEQIPEHTSVKEVVLPFDRLPNSDPRLGPEMKSTGEVMGTARSFAKAYDKAQDATSKAVPAGGTAIVDLSAEEFPDLDTEAGAALRDGFADYFDLASFEDAEERDAAIREGKIDLVVSRNRDMLELCVEEEITYFSTHASASAALEAIGAKDDPLDVLAVSDRPKRTAEWGGE; the protein is encoded by the coding sequence ATGACCGACGAGGACACCTCGACTGGCTCTCAGGCAGAGGGCGAGAACAGGACCATACTGCTCATCGGGAGCGGGCCCATTCAGATCGGACAGGCGGCCGAGTTCGACTACTCCGGCGCGCAGGCGTGCCGGGCGTTACAGGAGGAAGGGGCACGAGTCGTCCTCGTCAACTCGAACCCGGCGACGATTATGACCGACCCGGAGATGGCCGACAAGGTGTACATCGAACCCATCACCACCGAGGCCATCTCGGAGGTCATCCGCAAGGAGAACCCCGACGGCGTCATCGCCGGTCTCGGGGGCCAGACGGGGCTGAACGTCACGGCCGAACTCGCAGAGGAGGGAATCCTCGAGGAGTTCGACGTGGAGATAATGGGAACGCCGCTGGATACCATCTACGCGACGGAGGACCGCGACCTGTTCCGCCAGCGCATGGAGGACATCGGGCAACCGGTCCCCGCCTCGACGACCATCTCGCTCGACGAGGACGAGTCCGTCTCCGCGGTCACGGAGGAGGACCTCGCGGACCGCGTCGAGTCCGCGGTGGACGCCGTCGGCGGCCTCCCCGTCATCTCGCGGACGACCTACACCCTCGGCGGGTCGGGGTCGGGCGTCGTCGACGACATGGAGGAACTGAAACGCCGCGTGCGCAAGGGCCTCCGCCTCTCGCGCAACAGCGAGGTGCTCATCACCGAGTCCATCTCGGGGTGGGTCGAACTGGAGTACGAGGTGATGCGCGACGCCGACGACTCCTGTATCATCATCTGCAACATGGAGAACATCGACCCGATGGGCATCCACACCGGCGAGTCGATGGTCGTCACCCCCTCGCAGGTGATTCCGGACGAGGGTCACCAGGAGATGCGCGACGCCGCCCTCGAAGTCATCCGCGACCTCGGGATTCAGGGCGGGTGTAACATCCAGTTCGCGTGGCACGACGACGGCACCCCGGGCGGCGAATACAGGGTGGTCGAGGTGAACCCGCGCGTCTCCCGTTCCTCGGCGCTGGCCTCGAAGGCGACGGGCTACCCCATCGCCCGCGTCACGGCCAAAGTCGCCCTCGGCAAGCGCCTCCACGAGATAGAGAACGAGATTACGGGCGAGACCACCGCCGCCTTCGAACCGGCCATCGACTACGTGGTGACGAAGATTCCGCGGTGGCCCAAAGACAAGTTCGACGACGTGGACTTCACGCTCTCGACGGCGATGAAGTCGACCGGCGAGGCGATGTCCATCGGGCGGACGTTCGAGGAGTCGATGCTGAAGGCGCTCCGCTCCACCGAGTACGACCCGGTCGCGGAGTGGTCCGAAGTCTCCGACGAGGAACTCGAAGCCGACTACCTCGAACGCCCGACGCCCGACCGCCCGTACGCCATCTTCGAGGCGTTCGAGCGCGGGTACTCCGTCGACGACGTCGTGGAGATGACGGACATGAAGACGTGGTACGTCGAGCGGTTCAAGCGCATCACCGACTCCGTCGCCGCCGCCCAGGAGGGCGACTTCACCGCGGCGGCCACCGCCGGCCACACGAACGCCGAAATCGCCGCCGCGACGGGCAGCGACGTCGGCACCGTCGAGACGCAGGTGCCCGGCCGGACGTACAAACAGGTCGACACCTGCGCCGGCGAGTTCGCCGCGCAGACGCCGTACTACTACTCCTCGCGCAAGCCGGAGTTCTTCTCCGGTCCCTACGAGGGCGACGCCGCGGCGGGCGAACTCCGCGTCGACCGCGACGTGGAGAGCGTCGTCGTCGTCGGCGGCGGTCCCATCCGCATCGGACAGGGCGTCGAGTTCGACTACTGCTCGGTCCACGCCGTGCGCGCCCTCCGCGAGATGGGCATCGACGCGCACGTCGTGAACAACAACCCCGAGACCGTCTCGACTGACTACGACACCTCCGACGGCCTGTTCTTCGAGCCGATAACGGCCGAGGAAGTCGCCGACGTCATCGAGGCGGCCGACGCCGACGGCGTGATGGTCCAGTTCGGTGGCCAGACCTCCGTCAACATCGGCGAGAAACTGGAGGACGAACTCGACCGCCGCGGCGTCGACTGCGAGATTCTCGGGACGACCGTGGACGCGATGGACCTCGCGGAGGACCGCGACCGGTTCAACGTCCTGATGGACGAGTTGGAGATTCTCCAACCCGAAGGCGGGTCCGCCCGCAGCAAGGAGGAGGCCTTGGAACTCGCGCGCGACATCGGCTACCCCGTCCTCGTGCGCCCGTCGTACGTCCTCGGCGGCCGCGCGATGGACGTGGTGCACGACGACGACGAACTGGAGACGTACATCGAGGAGGCCGTGCGCGTCTCGCCGGACAAACCCATCCTCGTGGACGAGTTCCTCGCGGACGCCGTCGAACTCGACGTCGACGCCGTCTCCGACGGCCGTCGCACCCTCATCGGCGGCGTGATGGAACACGTCGAGAGCGCGGGCGTCCACTCGGGCGACTCGGCCTGCATGATTCCGCCGCGCGCGCTGGACGAGGAGACGATGGCGCGCGTCCGCGAGGTGACCGAAGAGATAGCCGCCGCCCTCGACACGGTGGGTCTGCTGAACGTCCAACTCGCCGTCAAGGACGGCGAGGTGTACGTGCTCGAAGCCAACCCGCGCTCCTCGCGGACGGTGCCGTTCGTCTCGAAGGCGACGGGCGTCCCCATCGCCAAACTCGCCGCGAAGGTGATGGCCGGCGAGACGCTGGCGTCGCTGGACGTCGAGGAGCAGATTCCCGAGCACACCTCGGTGAAAGAGGTCGTCCTGCCGTTCGACCGCCTGCCGAACTCCGACCCGCGCCTCGGCCCCGAGATGAAGTCGACGGGCGAGGTGATGGGCACCGCGCGGTCGTTCGCCAAGGCGTACGACAAGGCGCAGGACGCGACGAGCAAGGCGGTTCCGGCCGGCGGCACCGCCATCGTCGACCTCTCGGCCGAGGAGTTCCCGGACCTCGACACCGAGGCGGGCGCGGCCCTCCGCGACGGCTTCGCCGACTACTTCGACCTCGCCTCCTTCGAGGACGCCGAGGAACGCGACGCCGCCATCCGCGAGGGGAAGATAGACCTCGTGGTGTCGCGGAACCGCGACATGCTCGAACTCTGCGTCGAAGAGGAGATAACCTACTTCTCGACGCACGCCTCCGCGTCGGCGGCGCTCGAAGCCATCGGCGCGAAGGACGACCCCCTCGACGTGCTGGCCGTCTCCGACCGTCCGAAGCGGACGGCCGAGTGGGGCGGCGAGTAG
- a CDS encoding SDR family oxidoreductase yields the protein MSFSRGRVLVAGATGGTGRRVLDTLRSLDAHVTVRALTRSADEESALRGRGADEVVVGDALSAEDAARAVEGCDAVVCALGTSLGLGSLTGDHADGRGVENLVDAARDAGVERFVLVSSIGVGDSKPGMQLGLRLLLRGLGVLPAKARAEAHLRSSGLAYTILRPGGLTNAEATGDVVVGEGGDTVSGSVPRADVAGLCVASLFTPAAENRTFEVVSRRGLRGNPEGVVEVDWRMRPSDSERRSASGDAPEDAAVEESESAD from the coding sequence ATGTCGTTTTCACGCGGCCGGGTGCTGGTCGCCGGCGCGACGGGCGGGACGGGTCGGCGCGTGCTCGATACGCTCCGGTCGCTCGACGCCCACGTGACCGTCCGCGCGCTGACGCGGTCCGCCGACGAGGAGTCCGCGCTCCGCGGGCGGGGGGCCGACGAAGTGGTCGTCGGCGACGCCCTCTCCGCCGAGGACGCCGCCCGCGCCGTCGAGGGCTGCGACGCCGTCGTCTGCGCCCTCGGAACCTCGCTCGGACTCGGCTCTCTCACCGGCGACCACGCCGACGGGCGTGGGGTGGAGAACCTCGTCGACGCCGCCCGCGACGCCGGCGTCGAGCGGTTCGTCCTCGTCTCCTCCATCGGCGTCGGCGACTCGAAGCCGGGGATGCAACTCGGCCTCCGCCTCCTCCTCCGCGGCCTCGGCGTTCTCCCGGCGAAGGCCCGCGCAGAGGCGCACCTCCGCTCGTCGGGTCTCGCGTACACCATTCTCCGGCCCGGTGGGTTGACGAACGCCGAGGCGACGGGCGACGTGGTCGTCGGCGAGGGCGGCGACACCGTCTCGGGGTCGGTTCCCCGCGCCGACGTGGCGGGGCTCTGCGTCGCCTCGCTGTTCACGCCGGCGGCGGAGAACAGGACGTTCGAGGTGGTTTCCCGACGGGGCCTCCGCGGCAACCCCGAGGGCGTGGTCGAGGTGGACTGGCGGATGCGTCCCTCCGACTCCGAGCGACGGTCCGCGTCCGGGGACGCGCCAGAGGACGCCGCCGTCGAGGAGAGCGAGTCGGCGGACTGA
- a CDS encoding NAD(+)/NADH kinase yields MQVAIVAQRGNDRAARVADDLRERLEGAGVDVRVDADTAETLGVAGHDVETFESADLAVSIGGDGTFLFAARGAGGTPVLGVNLGEVGFLNAVGPEEAVEAVMKEVAQFRRGEPLAVREVPRIAASGDGWTERPAMNEVVVQGPRRGHGGGVDVEVRVDGSLYSDGHVDGVLVATPTGSTAYNLSERGPLVHPSVGGLVVNEMVAEDGMPPLVVSPDAEVTVSVTGAEEAVVVTDGRRRTYLTPPAEVTVASANAPVRLAGSPSDFFEALGKLD; encoded by the coding sequence ATGCAGGTGGCCATCGTCGCACAACGGGGGAACGACCGGGCCGCGCGGGTGGCCGACGACCTCCGGGAGCGACTCGAAGGGGCGGGCGTCGACGTGCGCGTCGACGCGGACACGGCGGAAACGCTTGGCGTCGCCGGCCACGACGTCGAGACGTTCGAGTCGGCAGACCTCGCGGTGAGCATCGGCGGCGACGGCACGTTCCTGTTCGCCGCGCGCGGCGCGGGCGGGACGCCCGTCCTCGGAGTCAATCTCGGCGAGGTCGGGTTCCTGAACGCCGTCGGCCCCGAAGAGGCCGTCGAGGCGGTAATGAAGGAGGTAGCGCAGTTCCGACGCGGGGAACCGCTGGCGGTCCGGGAGGTGCCGCGCATCGCCGCCAGCGGCGACGGCTGGACCGAACGGCCCGCGATGAACGAGGTGGTCGTGCAGGGTCCCCGGCGCGGTCACGGCGGCGGCGTCGACGTCGAGGTTCGCGTCGACGGCTCCCTGTACAGCGACGGGCACGTCGACGGCGTCCTCGTGGCGACGCCCACCGGGAGCACGGCGTACAACCTCAGCGAACGCGGACCGCTCGTCCACCCGAGCGTCGGCGGCCTCGTCGTCAACGAGATGGTCGCCGAGGACGGGATGCCGCCGCTTGTCGTCTCGCCGGACGCGGAGGTGACCGTCTCCGTGACCGGCGCCGAGGAGGCCGTCGTCGTCACCGACGGCAGGCGGCGCACGTACCTGACGCCGCCCGCCGAGGTGACCGTCGCGTCCGCGAACGCCCCGGTTCGCCTCGCGGGGTCGCCCTCCGACTTCTTCGAGGCGCTCGGAAAACTCGACTGA